One Halobaculum sp. CBA1158 DNA segment encodes these proteins:
- a CDS encoding inorganic phosphate transporter, translating into MVATGTLVTLLVAGLASLFMAWAIGAGSSGSTPFAPAVGANAISVMRAGLIVGVLGFLGAVLQGANVTEAVGNDLIIGAPITATAAIVGLITAAVLVAIGVFAGYPIATAFTVTGAVVGVGLALGGDPAWGKYREIVALWVATPFVGGFIAYATARLLRAERVAETVAVPTLAGLVAALVANVGFTVLGPPGVQRSLAGVASDVVPVADAAGLPVGRLLVTVAFAVVVALALHRDMRADQARGQRRFLLVLGGLVAFSAGGSQVGLAIGPLVPLIGGEGADVQIPLIAVLVGGGLGLLAGSWTGAPRMIKALAQDYSSLGPRRSIAALIPSFAIAQTAVAFGIPVSFNEIIVSAIIGSGYAAGGAGVSTRKMGYTVLAWIGSLALALGLGYGAFIAVDSVL; encoded by the coding sequence ATGGTCGCGACCGGCACCCTCGTCACCCTTCTCGTCGCCGGACTCGCGTCGCTGTTCATGGCGTGGGCGATCGGTGCCGGCTCCTCGGGGTCGACGCCGTTCGCCCCCGCCGTCGGCGCGAACGCCATCTCGGTGATGCGCGCCGGCCTGATCGTCGGGGTGCTCGGCTTCCTCGGAGCGGTGTTGCAGGGCGCGAACGTCACCGAGGCCGTCGGCAACGACCTCATCATCGGGGCCCCCATCACCGCCACCGCCGCCATCGTCGGGCTGATCACCGCCGCGGTGCTCGTCGCGATCGGCGTGTTCGCGGGCTACCCGATCGCCACCGCCTTCACCGTCACCGGCGCGGTCGTCGGCGTCGGCCTCGCGCTCGGGGGCGACCCGGCGTGGGGGAAGTACCGCGAGATCGTCGCGCTGTGGGTCGCAACGCCGTTCGTCGGGGGGTTCATCGCGTACGCGACCGCGCGGCTCCTGCGCGCCGAGCGCGTCGCCGAGACGGTCGCCGTCCCGACGCTCGCGGGCCTGGTCGCCGCGCTCGTCGCCAACGTCGGCTTCACCGTCCTCGGCCCGCCGGGCGTCCAGCGCTCGCTCGCGGGCGTCGCGTCCGACGTCGTCCCCGTCGCCGACGCCGCCGGGCTCCCCGTCGGCCGCCTGCTCGTGACCGTCGCGTTCGCGGTGGTGGTCGCGCTGGCGCTGCACCGCGACATGCGGGCCGACCAGGCCCGGGGACAGCGGCGCTTCCTGCTCGTGTTGGGCGGGCTCGTGGCGTTCTCGGCGGGCGGCTCGCAGGTCGGCCTCGCGATCGGCCCGCTCGTCCCGCTGATCGGCGGCGAGGGTGCCGACGTGCAGATCCCGCTGATCGCCGTGCTCGTCGGCGGCGGCCTCGGCCTGTTGGCGGGGTCGTGGACCGGCGCGCCGCGGATGATCAAGGCGCTCGCGCAGGACTACTCCTCGCTGGGACCCCGGCGCTCCATCGCCGCGCTCATCCCCAGTTTCGCCATCGCACAGACCGCCGTCGCGTTCGGCATCCCCGTCTCGTTCAACGAGATCATCGTGAGCGCGATCATCGGCTCGGGGTACGCCGCGGGGGGTGCGGGCGTGAGCACCCGGAAGATGGGCTACACCGTGCTCGCGTGGATCGGGTCGCTGGCGCTGGCGCTGGGTCTCGGGTACGGGGCGTTCATCGCCGTCGATTCGGTGCTGTAG
- a CDS encoding TspO/MBR family protein, whose protein sequence is MTDSSPAVARTDSRPDPDHDPDRSSGPRSGLGDRLDGLGGLLALVVAVNVAGAVPALLGGPDTAWFASLTKPAIYPPGWLFGVVWTALFTLSGAALWLVIRAEATAARRLALWAFLLQFAFNVAWTPTFFALREIAAALAVILALAVVLTGTIAAFARVDRRAAALLVPYLAWACFAAVLNYRFLVLN, encoded by the coding sequence ATGACCGACAGTTCGCCGGCCGTCGCTCGGACGGACTCGAGGCCCGACCCGGATCACGATCCCGACCGGAGTTCGGGACCGCGCTCGGGACTCGGTGACCGCCTCGACGGGCTCGGCGGTCTCCTCGCACTCGTGGTCGCCGTCAACGTCGCGGGCGCTGTGCCGGCGCTGCTCGGCGGCCCCGACACCGCGTGGTTCGCGTCGCTGACGAAGCCGGCGATATACCCGCCCGGGTGGCTGTTCGGCGTCGTCTGGACGGCGCTGTTCACGCTTTCCGGGGCGGCCCTGTGGCTCGTCATCCGCGCCGAGGCCACGGCCGCCCGCCGCCTCGCGCTGTGGGCGTTTCTCCTCCAGTTCGCGTTCAACGTCGCGTGGACGCCGACGTTCTTCGCGCTGCGGGAGATCGCCGCGGCGCTGGCGGTGATCCTCGCGCTCGCCGTGGTGCTGACAGGGACGATCGCCGCGTTCGCCCGCGTCGACCGACGGGCGGCGGCGCTGCTGGTGCCGTATCTCGCCTGGGCGTGTTTCGCGGCGGTGCTGAACTACCGATTCCTCGTGTTGAACTGA
- a CDS encoding low specificity L-threonine aldolase yields MIDFRSDTVTRPSDEMREAARDAPVGDDVYRDDPTVNELEARAADLAGFEDALYVPSGTMGNQIAIRTHTDRGQELLCDEQAHVYKWELGGIPQLSGVQPRILDCGDRCVPTPEQVREGFVAEDLHRPGTGLLCLENTHNSRGGVAVPKADIDAAADAARDLDVPVHLDGARFLNACVALDTDPAAMTESVDSVMFCLSKGLGAPVGSVLAGDEEFVDRARRIRKLFGGAMRQAGVIAAPGLRALENVDRLAEDHANAARLAEGLNDISGLSAPAPDTNIVMVDSEDAGLTGEELSAACKDEGVSFSAFDDYTCRLCTHLDVSEADVDEALDRIESVVAAA; encoded by the coding sequence ATGATCGACTTCCGTTCGGACACGGTGACCCGCCCGAGCGACGAGATGCGCGAGGCCGCCCGCGACGCCCCCGTCGGCGACGACGTGTACCGCGACGATCCGACGGTCAACGAACTGGAGGCGCGCGCGGCCGACCTCGCCGGCTTCGAGGACGCGCTGTACGTCCCCTCGGGGACGATGGGCAACCAGATCGCGATCCGCACGCACACCGACCGCGGGCAGGAACTGCTGTGCGACGAGCAGGCCCACGTCTACAAGTGGGAACTGGGCGGTATCCCGCAGCTCTCGGGGGTCCAGCCGCGGATCCTCGACTGCGGCGACCGCTGCGTCCCGACGCCCGAGCAGGTGCGCGAGGGGTTCGTCGCCGAGGACCTCCACCGCCCCGGCACGGGGCTGCTGTGTCTGGAGAACACGCACAACTCCCGCGGCGGCGTCGCGGTCCCGAAGGCCGACATCGACGCCGCGGCCGACGCCGCCCGCGACCTGGACGTCCCGGTCCACCTCGACGGCGCGCGCTTCCTCAACGCCTGTGTCGCTCTCGACACCGATCCCGCGGCGATGACCGAGTCGGTCGACTCGGTGATGTTCTGTCTCTCGAAGGGGCTCGGCGCGCCGGTCGGCTCCGTGCTCGCCGGCGACGAGGAGTTCGTCGACCGCGCACGCCGGATCCGGAAGCTGTTCGGCGGCGCGATGCGCCAGGCGGGAGTGATCGCCGCGCCCGGCCTGCGAGCGCTGGAGAACGTCGACCGCCTCGCGGAGGACCACGCCAACGCCGCCCGCCTCGCCGAGGGACTGAACGACATCTCGGGGCTGTCCGCGCCCGCGCCCGACACCAACATCGTGATGGTGGACAGCGAGGACGCCGGCCTGACGGGCGAGGAGCTGTCGGCCGCCTGCAAGGACGAGGGCGTCTCCTTCAGCGCCTTCGACGACTACACCTGCCGGCTGTGCACGCACCTCGACGTGAGCGAGGCGGACGTGGACGAGGCGCTCGACCGGATCGAGTCGGTCGTCGCCGCGGCCTGA
- a CDS encoding GNAT family protein: MTQGIFPERIETDRLRFERIGHEATDVFELYDLVRREDWRGEATTHMPWFRFDTLDDVSGFVDHAEEQWKDRETARYLLRSADENGDPVGVTAFGPEWDERRAGSGIVLAKEYWGREYGLERASAFVELTFERYDLDAFYTTCARDNEPSRRMIEKYVDRYGGRHEGVLRHHSARPSGTVTDQHRFSIVREEYERATEDRSTLQFDLYW, encoded by the coding sequence ATGACGCAGGGTATCTTTCCCGAACGGATCGAGACCGACCGACTCCGGTTCGAACGGATCGGTCACGAGGCGACCGACGTGTTCGAACTGTACGACCTCGTCCGACGTGAGGACTGGCGGGGTGAGGCGACGACGCACATGCCGTGGTTCCGGTTCGACACCCTCGACGATGTCTCCGGGTTCGTCGATCACGCCGAGGAGCAGTGGAAGGATCGGGAGACCGCGCGGTACCTCCTCCGATCGGCGGACGAGAACGGGGATCCCGTCGGCGTCACCGCGTTCGGACCGGAGTGGGACGAGCGGCGGGCGGGGTCGGGGATCGTGCTCGCGAAGGAGTACTGGGGTCGCGAGTACGGACTTGAGCGCGCCTCGGCGTTCGTCGAGTTGACGTTCGAGCGATACGACCTGGACGCCTTCTACACGACGTGCGCCCGGGACAACGAGCCGTCGAGACGGATGATCGAGAAGTACGTCGACCGCTACGGCGGCCGGCACGAGGGCGTGCTCCGGCACCACTCCGCGCGCCCCTCCGGCACGGTCACCGACCAGCACCGGTTCAGCATCGTCCGGGAGGAGTACGAACGGGCGACGGAAGACCGGTCCACGCTGCAGTTCGATCTCTACTGGTAA
- a CDS encoding alpha/beta fold hydrolase, producing MPHATNGDVDLYYEVAGDESGGDGDAGGGRGGGSGGDRDGDPIPVAVCGEIGYGPWQWGWQHAALAGPRRLIVPATRGTADSDAPPGPYAVGDLAADLEAVLADASVRSVDLVGVGLGGMVALRAAARSGRVRRLALVGTAAYGGGLDPDPLWADPDDPEALESSLRAAVTDDFMSYQPDVVSRIVEWRALEDADRDAWEAAREAVRDFDLTDRLYEVTDEALVIHGTEDRVCPPAKGRELAEGLPRGEFVGVDGAGHLANVEASREVNDRILAFFDGG from the coding sequence GTGCCGCACGCGACGAACGGAGACGTGGACCTGTACTACGAGGTCGCCGGCGACGAGAGCGGGGGAGACGGCGACGCGGGCGGCGGTCGCGGCGGGGGCAGCGGGGGCGACCGCGACGGCGACCCGATCCCCGTCGCCGTCTGCGGGGAGATCGGGTACGGGCCGTGGCAGTGGGGATGGCAACACGCCGCCCTGGCCGGCCCGCGCCGGCTGATCGTGCCCGCGACCCGCGGGACGGCCGACTCCGACGCGCCGCCGGGGCCGTACGCCGTCGGCGACCTCGCGGCGGACCTCGAGGCCGTCCTCGCCGACGCGAGCGTCCGGTCGGTCGACCTCGTCGGCGTCGGCCTCGGCGGGATGGTCGCGCTCCGCGCCGCCGCGCGGTCGGGGCGGGTTCGCAGGCTCGCGCTCGTCGGGACCGCGGCCTACGGCGGGGGACTGGATCCCGACCCGCTGTGGGCCGATCCCGACGACCCCGAGGCGCTGGAGTCGTCGCTCCGGGCGGCCGTGACCGACGACTTCATGTCGTATCAGCCCGACGTCGTCTCGCGGATCGTCGAGTGGCGAGCCCTCGAGGACGCCGACCGCGACGCGTGGGAGGCCGCGCGCGAGGCCGTCCGTGACTTCGACCTCACCGACAGGCTGTACGAGGTGACCGACGAGGCGCTGGTGATCCACGGGACCGAGGACCGGGTGTGTCCGCCGGCGAAGGGGCGGGAACTCGCCGAGGGGCTGCCGCGGGGGGAGTTCGTCGGCGTCGACGGGGCCGGCCACCTCGCGAACGTGGAGGCGAGCCGCGAGGTGAACGACCGGATTCTGGCGTTTTTCGACGGCGGCTAG
- a CDS encoding hemolysin family protein, translating to MGLSTVHAPLVSPAQLGGLANAVPINDTTITVGGAVAIVVLIGLSAFFSSSEIAMFSLASHRVEQLVEDGRLGAGTVKELKNDPHRLLVTILVGNNIVNIAMSSIATGLFAIYMSQGQAVVAATFGITALVLLFGESAPKSYAVENTESWALRVARPLKISEYVLFPLIVVFDYLTRVINKVTGGRSAIETSYVTRDEIQNMIQTGEREGVIEEEEREMLDRIFRFNQTIAKEVMTPRLDVNAVPKDASIDEAIETCVQADHERVPVYEGNLDNIVGVVNIRDLVRARYYGEGDSDLASVVQPTLHVPESKNADELLEEMQDSRMQMVVVIDEFGTTEGILTLEDMVEEIVGEILEGDEEEPFEFVDDATVLVRGEVNIDEVNEVLDIELPEGQEFETLAGFVFNRAGRLVEEGEEIDYDGIQIRIEEVDNTRIMRARVTVTEAYYRDDDEQESEASAEVEG from the coding sequence ATGGGTTTGTCGACGGTACACGCTCCACTAGTCTCGCCCGCGCAACTCGGCGGGCTCGCGAACGCCGTGCCGATCAACGACACCACGATCACCGTCGGCGGGGCCGTCGCGATCGTCGTGCTCATCGGGCTCTCCGCGTTCTTCTCCTCCTCGGAGATCGCGATGTTCTCGCTGGCCAGCCACCGGGTCGAGCAGCTCGTCGAGGACGGCCGCCTCGGTGCCGGGACGGTCAAGGAGCTGAAGAACGACCCCCACCGGCTGCTGGTGACGATCCTCGTCGGCAACAACATCGTCAACATCGCGATGTCCTCGATCGCGACCGGCCTGTTCGCCATCTACATGAGCCAGGGACAGGCGGTCGTCGCCGCGACGTTCGGGATCACCGCGCTCGTCCTCCTGTTCGGCGAGTCCGCTCCCAAGAGCTACGCCGTCGAGAACACCGAGTCGTGGGCGCTGCGGGTCGCCCGTCCGCTGAAGATCTCCGAGTACGTCCTGTTCCCCCTCATCGTCGTCTTCGACTACCTCACCCGCGTCATCAACAAGGTCACAGGCGGCCGGTCGGCCATCGAGACGTCCTACGTCACCCGCGACGAGATCCAGAACATGATCCAGACCGGGGAGCGCGAGGGCGTCATCGAGGAGGAGGAGCGGGAGATGCTCGACCGGATCTTCCGATTCAACCAGACCATCGCCAAGGAGGTGATGACCCCCCGTCTCGACGTGAACGCGGTGCCGAAGGACGCCTCCATCGACGAGGCGATCGAGACGTGCGTCCAGGCGGACCACGAGCGCGTCCCGGTGTACGAGGGGAACCTCGACAACATCGTCGGCGTCGTGAACATCCGCGATCTGGTCCGCGCGCGCTACTACGGCGAGGGCGACAGCGACCTCGCGAGCGTCGTCCAGCCCACGCTGCACGTCCCCGAATCGAAGAACGCCGACGAGCTGCTCGAGGAGATGCAGGACTCGCGGATGCAGATGGTGGTCGTCATCGACGAGTTCGGCACCACCGAGGGGATCCTCACCCTGGAGGACATGGTCGAGGAGATCGTCGGCGAGATCCTCGAGGGCGACGAGGAGGAGCCGTTCGAGTTCGTCGACGACGCGACCGTCCTCGTGCGCGGGGAGGTCAACATCGACGAGGTGAACGAGGTGCTCGACATCGAACTCCCCGAGGGCCAGGAGTTCGAGACGCTCGCCGGCTTCGTGTTCAATCGCGCGGGCCGACTCGTCGAAGAGGGCGAGGAGATCGACTACGACGGGATCCAGATCCGGATCGAGGAGGTCGACAACACCCGAATCATGCGCGCTCGCGTCACCGTCACCGAGGCGTACTACCGCGACGACGACGAGCAGGAGTCCGAGGCGAGCGCGGAAGTCGAGGGCTGA
- a CDS encoding type 1 glutamine amidotransferase, which translates to MTRLRLALLNAAHESANTARNFRRELDADLVEFDANARQIPDHFEFDGVVITGSRSSVYWDEEWIPPLVEWTAEAAERGLPILGVCYGHQVLAEALGGRVGGMDDFEIGYNEVTHRGDDELFDGIDEEFTVFTTHGDEVAELPPGAELLAENEFGVHAFRKGRCWGVQFHPEYDVETAERVTEGKRDRIGDEAVDRVLADITPERYDAACEAKTLFDNFTAYCRRIREEDAAAGDANAEA; encoded by the coding sequence ATGACACGACTTCGACTCGCGTTGCTCAACGCGGCTCACGAGAGCGCGAACACGGCGCGAAACTTCCGGCGGGAACTCGACGCCGACCTCGTGGAGTTCGACGCGAACGCGCGACAGATACCGGACCACTTTGAGTTCGACGGGGTGGTGATCACCGGATCGCGCTCTTCCGTCTACTGGGACGAGGAGTGGATCCCGCCGCTGGTCGAGTGGACCGCAGAGGCCGCCGAGCGCGGCCTCCCGATCCTCGGCGTCTGCTACGGCCACCAGGTGCTCGCGGAGGCGTTAGGGGGTCGCGTCGGCGGCATGGACGACTTCGAGATCGGCTACAACGAGGTCACCCACCGCGGCGACGACGAACTGTTCGACGGCATCGACGAGGAGTTCACGGTCTTCACCACCCACGGCGACGAGGTGGCAGAGCTGCCGCCGGGGGCTGAGCTGCTCGCCGAGAACGAGTTCGGCGTCCACGCCTTCCGGAAGGGTCGCTGCTGGGGCGTTCAGTTCCACCCCGAGTACGACGTCGAGACCGCCGAGCGCGTGACCGAGGGCAAGCGCGACCGGATCGGCGACGAGGCCGTCGACCGCGTGCTCGCGGACATCACCCCCGAGCGGTACGACGCCGCCTGCGAGGCGAAGACGCTGTTCGACAACTTCACGGCCTACTGCCGGCGAATCCGGGAGGAGGACGCCGCCGCCGGCGACGCGAACGCGGAGGCGTGA
- a CDS encoding GAF domain-containing protein, whose product MAGPVTEPTYSVLVVTEDGASVPEEVAGALANAADGDAAETVAVGDLDRYLEGNDRQYVVVLVGEPTLSASAQEALTETDTPVVAYSDHEPTAAYVDGYVERGSSGERLLAEVERAREGETRRQLRAARRRVTRLHEAAAEIAAIDSVDELFELAVEVAGRVLSFDHCAVGVDVDGTELVARERSTDWLPRRVPIEGTLAGQAYRRGETVYVAEVASERLENSRATGSSITVPFGGDAVFQAISRRTHAFDETDRELAELLAMHVGQAYERLRAQTDLTRRERVMAELHEAAPRLVDAGSEDELFELTVEIAQRVLSFDRSCVYTAEEDRFRRRATSDPRLPTEFERGFGAFEHSHSEGESLVVDDIVAHEIASSHDGESRSLVSVPFAGDAVFQAVTDETGAFDDSDLEFAELLVSYATATRERIRSEAALRDARETIERLHVATAELAGAESEDALVERAIRAARDVLSFDKSTLSLRRGDKLVPVDADGNRPEGARPMGLDEGVAGKTYQTGESVVIGDLTDDDDAAPVRSEYRSAVSIPLGDLGVFQAVATEANAFDDDDLNNAELLMAHVAVSLERVRTQADLRAERDRLSALFENVPDAAISFELVDGDPVFRAVNSAFEDAFGYGDEVVGEYVDDYIVPDDAQAEAEAEEFNERLHNGESLRKEVRRGTADGVRDFLMYVVPLELGSENVGGYAIYSDITERRERERALRRQNERLDEFASVVSHDLRNPLSVAEGYLDLARETGDDEHLETVADAVGRMRDLIDDLLTLARDGRVVGDTDRTDIDEAAERAWATVDTGDATFEAESGVVVDADPDRLGDLFGNLFRNAVEHGGDAPTVRVEATDDGFAVADDGPGVSPENRESAFEIGYTTADDGTGFGLAIVRRIAEAHGWDVELTEDDTGGARFEFDTGEGEPGTGGR is encoded by the coding sequence ATGGCCGGCCCCGTCACTGAACCTACATATTCCGTCCTCGTCGTCACCGAGGACGGGGCGTCGGTGCCGGAGGAGGTCGCCGGAGCGCTCGCGAACGCCGCGGACGGGGACGCGGCGGAGACGGTCGCCGTCGGGGATCTCGATCGATATCTCGAGGGCAACGACCGGCAGTACGTCGTCGTGCTCGTCGGCGAGCCGACGCTGTCCGCGTCGGCCCAGGAGGCGCTGACGGAGACGGACACCCCGGTCGTCGCGTACAGCGATCACGAGCCGACTGCGGCGTACGTCGACGGATACGTCGAACGGGGGTCCAGCGGCGAGCGACTCCTCGCCGAGGTCGAGCGCGCCCGCGAGGGCGAGACCAGACGACAGCTTCGCGCGGCTCGCCGCCGCGTGACGCGGCTCCACGAGGCGGCCGCCGAGATCGCCGCGATCGACAGCGTCGACGAGCTGTTCGAGTTGGCGGTCGAGGTCGCCGGTCGCGTGCTCTCGTTCGACCACTGCGCGGTCGGCGTCGACGTGGACGGGACGGAACTCGTCGCGCGTGAGCGGTCGACCGACTGGCTCCCGCGCCGGGTTCCGATCGAGGGGACGCTCGCGGGGCAGGCCTACCGCCGCGGCGAGACGGTGTACGTCGCCGAGGTCGCGTCCGAACGCCTCGAGAACTCGCGGGCGACCGGATCGAGCATCACGGTTCCGTTCGGGGGCGACGCGGTGTTTCAGGCGATCTCGCGGCGCACGCACGCCTTCGACGAGACCGACCGCGAGCTGGCGGAGCTGCTGGCGATGCACGTGGGGCAGGCGTACGAGCGCCTCCGCGCGCAGACCGATCTGACCCGCAGGGAGCGCGTGATGGCCGAGCTACACGAGGCCGCCCCGCGACTCGTCGACGCCGGCAGCGAGGACGAGCTGTTCGAGCTCACCGTCGAGATCGCCCAGCGCGTGCTGTCGTTCGACCGCTCGTGCGTGTACACCGCCGAGGAGGACCGCTTTCGCCGCCGCGCGACGAGCGACCCGAGGCTCCCGACGGAGTTCGAGCGGGGGTTCGGCGCATTCGAACACAGCCACTCCGAGGGCGAGTCCCTCGTCGTCGACGACATCGTCGCACACGAGATCGCGAGTTCCCACGACGGCGAGTCCCGATCGCTCGTCTCGGTCCCGTTCGCCGGCGACGCCGTCTTCCAGGCGGTCACCGACGAGACCGGCGCGTTCGACGACAGCGACCTCGAGTTCGCTGAGCTGCTCGTCTCGTACGCGACGGCGACCCGGGAGCGGATCCGCTCGGAGGCGGCGCTGCGGGACGCCAGAGAGACGATCGAGCGGCTCCACGTCGCCACGGCCGAACTGGCCGGGGCCGAGTCCGAGGACGCGCTGGTCGAACGGGCCATCCGAGCGGCACGGGACGTGCTCTCGTTCGACAAGTCGACGCTGTCGCTGCGGCGCGGGGACAAGCTCGTGCCGGTCGACGCCGACGGGAACAGGCCCGAGGGGGCGCGTCCGATGGGCCTCGATGAGGGGGTCGCCGGCAAGACGTATCAGACGGGCGAGTCGGTCGTCATCGGCGACCTCACCGACGACGACGACGCCGCGCCGGTCAGGTCGGAGTACCGCTCGGCCGTCTCGATCCCCCTCGGCGACCTCGGCGTGTTCCAGGCGGTCGCCACCGAGGCGAACGCCTTCGACGACGACGACCTCAACAACGCGGAGCTGCTGATGGCGCACGTCGCCGTCTCGCTCGAACGGGTCCGAACGCAGGCGGACCTGCGCGCCGAGCGCGACCGGCTCTCGGCGCTGTTCGAGAACGTCCCCGACGCCGCCATCTCCTTCGAACTCGTCGACGGCGACCCCGTCTTTCGAGCGGTCAACTCCGCCTTCGAGGACGCCTTCGGCTACGGCGACGAGGTGGTCGGCGAGTACGTCGACGACTACATCGTCCCCGACGACGCCCAGGCGGAGGCGGAGGCCGAGGAGTTCAACGAGCGGCTCCACAACGGAGAGAGCCTCCGCAAGGAGGTGCGTCGCGGCACGGCAGACGGCGTCCGCGACTTCCTCATGTACGTCGTCCCGTTGGAGTTGGGCAGCGAGAACGTCGGCGGCTACGCCATCTACTCGGACATCACCGAGCGCCGCGAGCGCGAACGGGCGCTGCGCAGGCAGAACGAGCGCCTCGACGAGTTCGCGAGCGTCGTGAGCCACGACCTGCGCAACCCCCTGTCGGTCGCCGAGGGCTACCTCGACCTCGCGAGGGAGACCGGCGACGACGAACACCTCGAGACCGTCGCGGACGCGGTCGGCCGGATGCGCGACCTGATCGACGACCTGCTCACGCTCGCGCGTGACGGCCGGGTCGTCGGCGACACCGACCGGACCGACATCGACGAGGCGGCCGAGCGCGCGTGGGCGACCGTCGACACCGGCGACGCGACGTTCGAGGCCGAATCGGGCGTCGTCGTCGACGCCGACCCGGACCGACTGGGCGACCTGTTCGGCAACCTCTTTCGCAACGCCGTCGAGCACGGCGGCGACGCCCCGACTGTGCGCGTGGAGGCGACCGACGACGGCTTCGCGGTCGCCGACGACGGCCCCGGAGTCTCGCCCGAGAACCGGGAGTCGGCGTTCGAGATCGGGTACACCACGGCCGACGACGGCACCGGCTTCGGGCTGGCGATCGTCCGGCGCATCGCCGAGGCGCACGGCTGGGACGTGGAGTTGACCGAGGACGACACCGGCGGCGCGCGCTTCGAGTTCGACACCGGCGAGGGAGAACCGGGCACCGGTGGCCGGTGA